From the Leptolyngbya sp. CCY15150 genome, the window GTAAAACTTGATGCGGTGGTGAAGGCGTTTCGATAAGGAGATATGTCATGAATGCCATCAAAATTGAAATTTTGGGTGCAGGCTGCAAAAAGTGCCAACAGCTAGAAGCAAATGCTAAAGAAGCGGTCGCTAATCTCAATTTAACGGCTGAAGTTCTGCACATTACCGACCCCATCGAAATTGCCAAACGAGGGGTGATGTCTACTCCCGCCATGACCATCAATGGCAAAGTTGCCAGCAAAGGTCAAGTCATCAGTGCCGAACAAATTCAGCCTCTATTGCAGCGTTAAAGAGGTGCAGCGTTAAAGAGGCAACTTCATGGTCGATCCTTTTTATCCGTTTGATTGGTTGGCAACCCAAATTGTGACCCAACTTTTGGGCTTGTCGATTTCATCACATTTAGGGTCAAGTCTGCACTTCTTTCTTTACGATGTGCCGAAAGTCCTAACATTGCTGATTGTCATTAGCTTTATTGTTGGGACATTTCAAAGCTTTTTAGAACCAGAGCGCGTTCGCACTTTGCTAGAAGGAAAACGCACTTTTGCAGGGAATATTTTGGCGGCAATGGTAGGCATCGTTACCCCATTCTGTTCTTGCTCTGCGGTTCCTTTGTTTATCGGTTTCTTAGAAGCAGGTGTACCGTTAGGCATAACTTTTTCTTATCTGATGGCAGCGCCCATGGTCAATGAGGTTGCTGTTATCCTTCTCTGGGGATTGTTTGGGTTAAAGGTGACGCTGATCTACATTGGCTTTGGTGTGGGTTTGGCGATCGCTTCTGGGTATATCATTGGACGCCTAAAGTTAGAGAAATGGGTAGAACCATTTGTCTGGCAACTTCAAAAATCTCGTCAAGACATACCTCTAAAAGAGGAAGACATCCTCGAACCAGTGGTGTTAAGTTGGGGGCAAAGATTTGAGCAAGGGAGGTTCCAAGCCAGTGAAATTGTGCGATCAGTTTGGCTCTATGTAGTGATCGGAATTGCGATCGGTGCAGGGATTCATGGTTATGTACCGACAGATTTTATTACCCAATATGCAGGCGAGAATAATCCTCTTGCAGTGCCGATCGCAGTCATTTTGGGTGTTCCACTCTACGCAAATATTGCGGGTGTGATGCCCATTACTGAAGCGTTGGTCAATAAAGGAATGCCGATGGGTACAGTTTTAGCCTTCACGATGGCAGTAACCGCACTATCTCTTCCTGAAATGGTGATTCTTAAAAAAGTGCTGCGACCACAGCTATTAGCTGTATTTATTGGATTGATGACCGTTGGCATTGTTAGCATTGGCTACATATTCAACGCCATCATTAATTGAAGCGCTCCCTTACAATTGCGAAATGATATGATGCTTAATCAACTAATTCAGACCATATGACTAGGGTATCGATTCCATTCACACGAATTGAAGACGATCAAACTGTTGCTGCCCTGTGTAAGTTTGATCTTTAATTCTGAAGGAAACCTGTGTTGGATCTCGATAAAATTGGAGAAATAAATCTGCCTGCCCTTGACCCACGCAGCTTGAAACTTTAGTCAAAGCATTTCAATCAGCTTTGCCAAAACAGATCATCTCAAGAAGGAAATCAATGAAAGTCAACGCCTACGCAGCCCAAGACGCTAAGACGACCCTCGCACCCTTTGACATTCAACGTCGCGATCTCGGCAAACACGATGTGCAGATCGACATTCTCTATTGTGGCGTGTGTCACTCTGACTTACATACCGTCCGTAGCGAATGGGGTGGCACCACTTACCCCTGCGTACCCGGTCATGAAATTGTTGGGCGGGTCGTCAACGTGGGAACGCAGGTCAACAAATTTAAGGAAGGCGACATCGTTGGGGTCGGTTGCATGGTCGATGCTTGCCTCACGTGTTCTAACTGTGAGCACGACTTAGAACAATTCTGCGAGAAAGGTACGATTTGGACGTACAACTCTCCTGACCAACACATGGGCGGCATGACGTTTGGTGGCTACTCCGAGAGCATTGTCGTGGATAAAGCGTTTGTGCTGAAAATTCCGAAGCATTTGGATCTTGCCGCTGTTGCTCCCCTGCTTTGTGCCGGGATTACCACCTATTCTCCATTGCGTCACAATAATGTTCGCAAAGGCCAGAAGGTTGGCATTGTGGGACTCGGCGGCTTGGGACACATGGGGGTGAAATTGGCCAAGGCATTTGGTGCCCATGTTGTCGTCTTCACCACCTCACCCAGCAAAGTTGAAGATGCCCTGCGGCTGGGAGCAGACGAAGTCGTCAATTCTAAGAATGCGGATGAGATGAAGCCGCATCTGAATAGTTTCGATTTCATTCTTGATACGGTTTCGGCCCAACACGACATCAACGCCTATCTCCTCCTATTGGGGCGCGATGGCAACCTCACCCAAGTTGGTATACCAACCGAACCGCTTTCTCTGAATGTCGGTAGCTTAATCTTTGGTCGGCGTAGTCTCAGTGGTTCCCTAATTGGCGGCATCAAAGAAACACAGGAAATGCTGGATTTCTGTGGGAAGCACAACATCACGGCAGACATCGAACTCATTCCCATCCAGAACATCAATGAAGCCTACGATCGCCTGATGAAGAGCGACGTAAAATACCGTTTCGTCATTGATATGGCTTCATTACAACCAGCTGCGTAAGCCACAAATGAATCCTAAAACTAGGTTATGAATATGTCTCACATCACCAGCCGCGAGATTCGGCTCATATCTCACCCCACTGGCATACCAACCCCAGCTAACTTTAGCCTCGCCCAAACCGAACTGGAGCCGCTGCAAAATGGACAGGTACTCGTTCGCAACCTCTATATGTCCGTTGATCCTTACATGCGCGGTCGCATGAACAGCGGGAAATCCTATGTGCCACCGTTCGAACTGGGTCAGCCCATGACCGGCGGCGCAGTCGGCGAAGTCGTTGAGTCTCGCGCCGATCCGTTCAAGCCAGGGGATGCGGTCACGTCTAGCTATGGCTGGCGGGAATATTTCATCGCTAAACCACAAGAGTTACACCCAGTCAGCCGCGACCTGCAACCGCTTTCAGTCTACCTAGCGGCCCTTGGCATGACGGGCATGACGGCTTGGGCTGGGTTGAAGTTGGTAGAGGTCAAAGCGGGTGACGTTGTGTTTATTTCGGGAGCGGCTGGTGCGGTCGGTAGCGTCGCTGGGCAACTCGCAAAATTGCGCGGGTGTCAGGTGATCGGCTCTGCCGGGTCGGAAGAGAAAATCCGATTTCTGCTAGAAGACTGTGGCTTTGACAGTGCCTTTAACTATAAGACTGATGCGGTGCTCAAACAGTTGAATCTGGCAGCACCGGATGGCATTGATGTCTATTTCGATAATGTCGGCGGTGAAGCACTCGAAGCGGCGCTCTCGGCTTTACGGTTGCAGGGTCGGATTATCGCCTGTGGTGGCATCTCTGGGTACAACGCGGAAAAGCCACAACCTGGCCCTCCTAATCTTTTCAACATGACGACCAAACGGTTGACGATGAAAGGATTAATCGTTGGCGATTGGCTCAGTCGTCAAGGCGAATTTGAACAGGAAGTGGGCGGCTATTTCCGCGCTGGAAAACTTAAAAATAAGGAAACAGTGGTGACAGGCATCGATCACGCTGTGGACGCATTCATCGGTCTATTTGAAGGCAACAATATCGGCAAGATGATCGTGAAATTCGATTAAGGAGTGACCTATTGAGTGGGCACTTGCCTGATGAATTGAAGGACATCAGAAGCCTAGAATAAGCATTCGTTATTGGGTTTAAGGAGGTATAGAGGGTGTAGTAATAGCGATCGCAAATGGATTGGGCAGACCTACCCAAACTAATCTGTGAAAGTCAAAATGTCTGAAATTCAAACCAAAGTAACTAAAGGAGTCTAGTATGAACATACTGATGGTGCTGACCTCACACGACCAGCTCGGCAATACGGGTAAAAAAACAGGTTTCTGGCTCGAAGAATTTGCCGCCCCTTACTATGCTTTCAAAGACGCAGGTGCAACGATCACACTCGCTTCACCGGGGGGTGGGCAGCCACCGCTCGACCCCACGAGTGACACCCCAGATTCTCAAACGAAAGATACGCAACGCTTCAAAGCAGATCCTGCCGCACAAGCCGCTCTCGCGCAGACCATTGAGTTGAATAAGGTTTCTGCTGATGATTTCGACGCTGTATTTTACCCTGGGGGGCACGGGCCACTGTGGGACTTAGCTGAAGACGCAGCCTCGATCGCCCTAATCGAGACCATTCTGGGTGCGGGTAAACCCGTTGCCTTAGTATGCCATGCGCCCGGTGTGCTGCGTGATGTCAAGGCAGTCAACGGCGATCCTGTCGTGCAAGGTAAAGCCGTAACAGGCTTCACCAATACCGAGGAACAGGCCGCCGGGTTAACTGAAATTGTCCCTTTCCTAGTCGAGGATATGCTCCGAACCAACGGAGGCAAGTATTCCAAAGCAGATGACTGGCAACCCCATGTTGCGACAGATGGGCTGTTAATTACTGGGCAAAACCCCGCATCTTCTGAGCCAGCCGCCAAGGCGCTACTAGAAAAGCTCAGTCTGCTTGCCACTGTTCAATAATCTGAGAGGCTCCGAAAGAAACCGCCATGCAAATCCAAATTCATACTGACCACAACATCGAAGGTCACGAAGCCCTGGCTGATCAGGTCAGTGGCGTCGTCAAAGATGCTCTGAGCGGAGTTAGCGATCGCATCACCTCTGTTGATGTTCACCTGAGTAATCAGAACAGTGAGCAAGAGGACGGCAATGACAGCATGCGCTGCGTGATCGAAGCTCACCTTGAAGGCCTTCAGCCTATCGCCGTCACCGATCAGTCCGCCACCTTAGACCAGGCCGTTGACGGGGCTGCCGATAAACTGACCCACTTGATCGAGAGCACGCTGGGGCGACGGTCACATCAAGCGAGTCATCGGACTGACCCACCTCTGTCTAGCTCAGTTAATCGTCAATAAATCTTCCGAGGAGTTAGAAATGCATGCACAAAACCTTATAGAAACCGCGAAGATGCTGGTTGCTGACAACAAAGGTCTGCTGGCAATGGATGAAAGTAATCCAACGTGCAACAAACGCTTTGCCAAACTGGATATTCCCCAGACAGAGGAATATCGACGCGCCTATCGGGAGCTGCTGGTCACCACGTCCGGTCTTGGCCAGGCTATCAGTGGTGCAATCCTCTACGATGAGACGATTCACCAGCACACACGAGATGGCATTCCCTTGATTCAAGTCATCCTTGATGCGGGAATTATTCCTGGCATCAAAGTTGACGCGGGTGCCAAGGCTCTTGCGGGTCATCCCGGCGAAAAAATTACCGAAGGTCTGGATGGCTTGCGCGATCGCCTCCAGGCCTACGCTCAAATGGGCGCTCGCTTTGCCAAGTGGCGGGCGGTGCTGACCATCGGTTCTGACATTCCCAACCGGGGTTGCATCGAAGCGAACGCTCAGTCATTGGCGCGCTATGCCGCCTTGTGCCAGGAAGCAGGACTGGTGCCGATTGTTGAGCCAGAAGTGCTGATGGATGGAGCGCATACCCTAGAGCGGTGTAGTGCGGTGACGGAGGACGTCCTACAAACCGTCTTCAACCAACTCTACACACAACGGGTGCTGCTGGAGGGCATCATCCTGAAACCCAATATGGTGCTGCCGGGCTTGACCTGTGCTCAGCAAGCAACGGTGGAGGCGATCGCTGATGCCACGGTGCAGTGTCTCTTGCGAACGGTGCCCGCTGCCGTGCCGGGGATTGCGTTCCTGTCGGGCGGTCAATCCGCTGAGCTAGCCTCGGCGCGGTTGAATGCCATGAATGTTCGCTCTAAAGCGCCCTGGGCATTGACCTTTTCCTTTGGCCGCGCCATCCAGCAACCCGCGTTAGAACTTTGGCAAGGCAAAGAGGTGAATGTGGCGGCGGCTCAACAGGCGCTACTGCATCGAGCCAAGTGTAATGGGGCAGCCCGTCAGGGCACATACAAGGCAACGATGGAAGGGACGGCAGCATGAACATCAACCTGCCTACCCCCCTGCGCCTTTACCTGATCCGCCATGGTGAAACCGAATGGGCGCTCACGGGCCAGCACACGGGTCGCACGGACATTCCATTGACCCAAAACGGCGAGGATGAAGCAAGGGCTCTCGGCCCGCATCTACGGGCCATCCGATTTGCTCATGTGCTAACCAGCCCGCTCCAGCGCGCCAGCCAAACCTGTGCGTTGGCGGCGTTGGCGCAAGCCCCGGACATCGAACCGGACTTGGTCGAATGGGATTATGGGGATTACGAAGGCAAGCGATCCGTAAATATCCGTAAGGAGCGACCCGACTGGAATGTTTTTCGGGATGGTTGTCCGAACGGTGAAATGCCTGATCAGATTTGCGATCGCGCCGATCGACTCATCGCTCGTCTGCGCACTCTGGAGGGGAATATCGCCCTCTTTTCCCACGGTCAGTTTGGCGGTGTTCTGGCTGCCCGCTGGATTGGCTTAACGGTGATCGAAGCCCAGCATTTTCCGCTTGGCACAGCGTCACTCAGCATGTTCGAGTTTGATCCCCACCATCCCACCGTGCCGATCATCACCTTGTGGAATGCCACCGCGCACAATCTATAAAACTGCCAAGGTACGGGTGATGCTGGACTCAAAACCCAGTGGAGTCAGTAGAACCACGATCGCCTGAGGCTGGGTGCCGCGATCGCTATCCAAGGAGAACGAATGATCAACCGAACCATCAAAATCATCACCAATTGCTTATTAGGTGTTGTTGTCATGGTGCTGCTCGTGACCTGTGCCCACCACCCGCAGGTCATGGCACCCCGTGGAATGCCCCAGGAAGCGGGGAGCTCGATGCAGCCAGCAGCACCCACTGAAACCGCTCAGGCAATAAGCTATCGTTCCAACGGTGAACGCATCTATTTCTCCTCGACGAGCGATCGCGGCACAACTATTACTTACACGGGCGACCCTTCCTTCGAAGGGAGGATGGAGGATGGCTCATCAGGCGGCATGATGGGGACTAGCAATGGTAATACAGGCAGAACGGGCAGTGGCTACGGAGGGATGATGGGACATGGCAATGGTAATACCTCACCAGGCAGAGCGGGCGGCTACCTGACCTGCGCTTCCTGCCATGGTGCCGATGGTCGTGGTGATGTACACAGGATGATGGGAATGCAAACCATGGTTGCCCAAGACATTCGCTGGTCAGCGTTGGAACATGAATTCGATGCCGAAACATTCCGCCTGGCAGTGACGCAAGGTCAAGATCCTGATGGCACACCCTTGGAGCAGGATATGCCGCGCTGGACTATCGGCGACGAAGACCTAGCTGACTTGATCACTTACCTCAAGACGTTGACGTGATAGGGAAAATCCCAGACATCTGCCAACGTTGTTTCGCCGGACATTGGCGATCGCCAGCTCTCCCTCCTTCCCTAACACCGATTACGAGGACCATGTGCTGAATCCATGCAATCTTGCTAGGCGTTGAAGGTGTCGTTAATCATCAACGCTGTTGGGTTGCCAGACCGGAATGGGTTGAGGCGCTGAACTTGCGGTTTCTGTCCCCGGTGCAAAAAGGGTCGCAAGGAAGTGAATCGCGGGGAGAGAGCGATCGCCGGTAGAGACTATAGGAGGCACGTTAACAATGGCAGAGCGCAACATGGGATTTTGGTCAGTGGTTGCCGTCGGCATCGGTGGCATGGTGGGTGGCGGCATCTTCGCCGTTTTGGGGTTGTCGGTGCAGTTAGCCCAGGGAGGCGCACCGTTAGCATTTGCGATCGCCGGTACGATTGCCCTACTCACGACCTATGCCTATGTCCAACTCTCGATCGCTTTCCCCAGTCGAGGCGGAACCGTCACCTTCTTAAATAAAGCCTTTGGCACAGGCGTTCTGACCGGAGGCATGAACCTGTTGCTGTGGCTGAGTTACATCGTGATGCTTTCTCTCTACGCCTCTGCATTTGGCAGCTACGGTGCCATATTTTTCCCAGAGTCTGCCCAAGGCTGGATTAGGCATCTGCTCATCAGTGGGGCGATCGTCGGCATCACTGGGCTTAACTTTCTGAGCGCCGATTTGATTGGTAAAGCCGAAAGCTGGATTGTTGCCTTCAAACTCATCATCCTAGGCGTATTTATCGGCATTGGTGCGCGAGGCGTTGATCTGGCGCAATTACAACCCTCTACTTGGGCTTCGCCTCTGTCAATCATTTCAGGCGGCATGATTATTTTCTTAGCGTTTGAAGGCTTTGAGCTGATGGCCAACACCGCCGAAGACATCAAGAAGCCCGAGCGGACATTGCCTCGTGCTTATTATTCAGCGGTTATCTTTGTGCTGTTGCTATACGTTCTGATTGCTGGCATCACCGTAGGTTCTTTACCGACTGACCAAATCGTTGCGGCGAAAGAATACGCATTAGCGGCGGCGGCAAAACCATTCATGGGGCAGGCTGGTTTTAGTTTAATTGCGATCGCGGCTTTACTCTCAACAGCTTCAGCGCTCAATGCCACACTTTACGGCACCTCACGCCTGAGTTTTATCATTGCTAAATCTGGAGAGTTACCCGCTGCGTTAGAAAAAAAGATCTGGAATCAGCCCATTGAGGGGTTATTAATCACCAGTAGCTTAACCCTCATTATTGCAAATGTGTCCGATCTATCTGGCATATCTACCATGGGCAGCTCGGGCTTTTTACTCATTTTTGCGGCTGTCAACTTTGCTAATGTGCGGCTTTATAAACGAACAAACAGCTATCGATGGATTTCATTTTTGGGCACTGTCGCCTGTCTGGCTGCTGTCTTTGTGCTGTTAGCTCAAACCGCGCAAACCAATCCGCGAAATCTTTGGATCGTAGTTGTCATGGTAGGTCTAGCCTTTGCGATCGAGATCGTTTATCGAAAACTAACCAATCGCGAAATTCATCTCAGCGTTCGGCGTGATTGAGATAAATAAAATTAAAGTTTTTTGTGAAAAATATGACAGATCATCACACTAATCATAAACACCACGATGGACACGGTAAACATGCTGGACACAGCCCAGCGATGTTCAAGCGTCGCTTCTTTATTTGCCTAGTACTGACGCTACCTGTCCTCTATTTTGCGCCCTCGTTTCAGCAGTGGTTTAACTACCAAGCGATCGAATTTTCCGGTTCAAACTGGGTGACACCCATTCTCTCCAGCATTATTTATTTCTATGGTGGCTTGGTTTTTCTGAAGGGGGCTTACCACGAACTCCGCAGCAAAATTGGCATGATGACGCTGGTAGCCCTTGCCATCACCGTCGCGTTTGTCTACAGCGTGGCCGTGTCCCTGGGATTAGAAGGCAATTCCTTTTACTGGGAACTGGCAACCCTAGTCTTGATCATGCTGCTCGGTCACTGGATTGAAATGGCTTCTGTTCAAGGAGCTAGCCGCGCTTTAGAACATCTCGCCAATCTAGTGCCGTCCGTCGCTCATAAACAGATCAATGGGCAGATCGAAGATGTCCCGGTAAGCACATTAGTTGAAGCCGATCAAATTCTTATTCGTCCAGGTGAACAGATCCCGATTGATGGTGAAGTTGTAGACGGAAACTCCAGCGTTAACGAAGCATTTCTCACGGGAGAGTCGCGCCCGGTGGTCAAAAAAGCCAGGGATGAAGTTGTTGCTGGAGCGGTGAATGGAGAAGGTGCTTTAACCATCAATGTCACTCGCACTGGAGATCAAACCACGCTGAGCCAGATTATGCGCCTGGTTGAGGAAGCGCAGGCCTCTAAAAGTCAATATCAAACCCTAGCCGATCAACTGGCTGCTTGGCTAACTTATACAGCGATCGCCGTTTCTACCCTGACGTTCATTGTTTGGCTATCGGTGGGCACAGGCGGTTTAACCTTTGCCATTAATCGAGCGGTGACGGTGTTAGTTATCACCTGTCCCCATGCGCTGGGCTTAGCGATTCCCTTGGTGATCATCAACGCTACATCAATGGCGGCGAAAAACGGGATTTTGGTACGCAACCGCGATGCCTTTGAACGAGCACGAGGCATTAAAACCATTGCCTTTGATAAGACCGGAACCTTAACTAAAGGACAGTTCGGTGTAGAGCAGATTTATGCTGACGGGATTGAGGAGCTGCCCGCCTTAGTGATTGCGGCCTCCTTAGAATCCCTATCAGAACATCCCCTCGGACAGGCGATCGTTCAGGAAGCACAGAAACGCGATCGCCAGCTTCATAAAGCGACGGACTTCAAAGCTGTATCGGGTCAAGGCGTTGAAGGTGTCGTGAATAATCAACGCTATCGGGTGGGCAGACCGGAATGGGTTGAGGAGCTGAACTTAAAGTTTCCTTCAACCTTGCAAAAAGGGGTGCAAGAAAGTGAATCGCGGGGGGAAAGCGCGATCGCCCTGATGGATGATCAGCAAGTCCTGGCGGTCTTTGGGCTCGCCGATCAGGTGCGCGAATCGGCCCGAGCAGCCGTGAAAAAACTACAGGCAATGGACGTGCAGGTGGTGATGATTACGGGCGATGCCGAAGCCGTGGCCAAGACCGTTGCAGAGGATTTGCACATCGATCGCTACTATGCCCGTGTTTTACCCCAGGATAAAGCCTCGTTGATTCGGAAGCTTAAAGCTGAACAGCCGACGGCCTTTGTGGGCGATGGCATCAACGATGCCCCGGCATTAGCTGAGGCAGATTTAGGACTGGCAATCGGGGCTGGCACCAATGTGGCGATCGAATCAGCCGATTTAGTCTTGGTTAAAAGCGATCCGCTGGATGCCACCTACGCACTGAAACTTGCCAAAGCCACTTACAACAAAATGATTCAGAACTTATTTTGGGCAACCGGGTATAACGTCATTAGCATTCCCTTAGCAGCAGGAATTGCAGCACCGTTCGGCATTATCTTATCGCCAGCCGTGGGTGCAGTCCTGATGAGCATTTCGACCGTCGTTGTTGCAATCAATGCCATGTTATTACGTCGCGTGCTTTTGCATGATTAAGTGCAACGCATTCAAAGACCATAGAACTGGCAGATCTACCACTCCCTAATCTCTATCGTAATAGACCATACATGTTGTTCTGTCCAAGCTGATAGGCATTCACCGGAGCGATCGCCCCACTCAATTAGGTCAAAACCTCGCTGATCTC encodes:
- a CDS encoding class I fructose-bisphosphate aldolase; the protein is MHAQNLIETAKMLVADNKGLLAMDESNPTCNKRFAKLDIPQTEEYRRAYRELLVTTSGLGQAISGAILYDETIHQHTRDGIPLIQVILDAGIIPGIKVDAGAKALAGHPGEKITEGLDGLRDRLQAYAQMGARFAKWRAVLTIGSDIPNRGCIEANAQSLARYAALCQEAGLVPIVEPEVLMDGAHTLERCSAVTEDVLQTVFNQLYTQRVLLEGIILKPNMVLPGLTCAQQATVEAIADATVQCLLRTVPAAVPGIAFLSGGQSAELASARLNAMNVRSKAPWALTFSFGRAIQQPALELWQGKEVNVAAAQQALLHRAKCNGAARQGTYKATMEGTAA
- a CDS encoding APC family permease translates to MAERNMGFWSVVAVGIGGMVGGGIFAVLGLSVQLAQGGAPLAFAIAGTIALLTTYAYVQLSIAFPSRGGTVTFLNKAFGTGVLTGGMNLLLWLSYIVMLSLYASAFGSYGAIFFPESAQGWIRHLLISGAIVGITGLNFLSADLIGKAESWIVAFKLIILGVFIGIGARGVDLAQLQPSTWASPLSIISGGMIIFLAFEGFELMANTAEDIKKPERTLPRAYYSAVIFVLLLYVLIAGITVGSLPTDQIVAAKEYALAAAAKPFMGQAGFSLIAIAALLSTASALNATLYGTSRLSFIIAKSGELPAALEKKIWNQPIEGLLITSSLTLIIANVSDLSGISTMGSSGFLLIFAAVNFANVRLYKRTNSYRWISFLGTVACLAAVFVLLAQTAQTNPRNLWIVVVMVGLAFAIEIVYRKLTNREIHLSVRRD
- a CDS encoding heavy metal translocating P-type ATPase, with translation MFKRRFFICLVLTLPVLYFAPSFQQWFNYQAIEFSGSNWVTPILSSIIYFYGGLVFLKGAYHELRSKIGMMTLVALAITVAFVYSVAVSLGLEGNSFYWELATLVLIMLLGHWIEMASVQGASRALEHLANLVPSVAHKQINGQIEDVPVSTLVEADQILIRPGEQIPIDGEVVDGNSSVNEAFLTGESRPVVKKARDEVVAGAVNGEGALTINVTRTGDQTTLSQIMRLVEEAQASKSQYQTLADQLAAWLTYTAIAVSTLTFIVWLSVGTGGLTFAINRAVTVLVITCPHALGLAIPLVIINATSMAAKNGILVRNRDAFERARGIKTIAFDKTGTLTKGQFGVEQIYADGIEELPALVIAASLESLSEHPLGQAIVQEAQKRDRQLHKATDFKAVSGQGVEGVVNNQRYRVGRPEWVEELNLKFPSTLQKGVQESESRGESAIALMDDQQVLAVFGLADQVRESARAAVKKLQAMDVQVVMITGDAEAVAKTVAEDLHIDRYYARVLPQDKASLIRKLKAEQPTAFVGDGINDAPALAEADLGLAIGAGTNVAIESADLVLVKSDPLDATYALKLAKATYNKMIQNLFWATGYNVISIPLAAGIAAPFGIILSPAVGAVLMSISTVVVAINAMLLRRVLLHD
- a CDS encoding type 1 glutamine amidotransferase domain-containing protein; the protein is MNILMVLTSHDQLGNTGKKTGFWLEEFAAPYYAFKDAGATITLASPGGGQPPLDPTSDTPDSQTKDTQRFKADPAAQAALAQTIELNKVSADDFDAVFYPGGHGPLWDLAEDAASIALIETILGAGKPVALVCHAPGVLRDVKAVNGDPVVQGKAVTGFTNTEEQAAGLTEIVPFLVEDMLRTNGGKYSKADDWQPHVATDGLLITGQNPASSEPAAKALLEKLSLLATVQ
- a CDS encoding NADP-dependent oxidoreductase; amino-acid sequence: MSHITSREIRLISHPTGIPTPANFSLAQTELEPLQNGQVLVRNLYMSVDPYMRGRMNSGKSYVPPFELGQPMTGGAVGEVVESRADPFKPGDAVTSSYGWREYFIAKPQELHPVSRDLQPLSVYLAALGMTGMTAWAGLKLVEVKAGDVVFISGAAGAVGSVAGQLAKLRGCQVIGSAGSEEKIRFLLEDCGFDSAFNYKTDAVLKQLNLAAPDGIDVYFDNVGGEALEAALSALRLQGRIIACGGISGYNAEKPQPGPPNLFNMTTKRLTMKGLIVGDWLSRQGEFEQEVGGYFRAGKLKNKETVVTGIDHAVDAFIGLFEGNNIGKMIVKFD
- a CDS encoding NAD(P)-dependent alcohol dehydrogenase; protein product: MKVNAYAAQDAKTTLAPFDIQRRDLGKHDVQIDILYCGVCHSDLHTVRSEWGGTTYPCVPGHEIVGRVVNVGTQVNKFKEGDIVGVGCMVDACLTCSNCEHDLEQFCEKGTIWTYNSPDQHMGGMTFGGYSESIVVDKAFVLKIPKHLDLAAVAPLLCAGITTYSPLRHNNVRKGQKVGIVGLGGLGHMGVKLAKAFGAHVVVFTTSPSKVEDALRLGADEVVNSKNADEMKPHLNSFDFILDTVSAQHDINAYLLLLGRDGNLTQVGIPTEPLSLNVGSLIFGRRSLSGSLIGGIKETQEMLDFCGKHNITADIELIPIQNINEAYDRLMKSDVKYRFVIDMASLQPAA
- a CDS encoding HPF/RaiA family ribosome-associated protein, coding for MQIQIHTDHNIEGHEALADQVSGVVKDALSGVSDRITSVDVHLSNQNSEQEDGNDSMRCVIEAHLEGLQPIAVTDQSATLDQAVDGAADKLTHLIESTLGRRSHQASHRTDPPLSSSVNRQ
- a CDS encoding permease gives rise to the protein MVDPFYPFDWLATQIVTQLLGLSISSHLGSSLHFFLYDVPKVLTLLIVISFIVGTFQSFLEPERVRTLLEGKRTFAGNILAAMVGIVTPFCSCSAVPLFIGFLEAGVPLGITFSYLMAAPMVNEVAVILLWGLFGLKVTLIYIGFGVGLAIASGYIIGRLKLEKWVEPFVWQLQKSRQDIPLKEEDILEPVVLSWGQRFEQGRFQASEIVRSVWLYVVIGIAIGAGIHGYVPTDFITQYAGENNPLAVPIAVILGVPLYANIAGVMPITEALVNKGMPMGTVLAFTMAVTALSLPEMVILKKVLRPQLLAVFIGLMTVGIVSIGYIFNAIIN
- a CDS encoding histidine phosphatase family protein, whose amino-acid sequence is MNINLPTPLRLYLIRHGETEWALTGQHTGRTDIPLTQNGEDEARALGPHLRAIRFAHVLTSPLQRASQTCALAALAQAPDIEPDLVEWDYGDYEGKRSVNIRKERPDWNVFRDGCPNGEMPDQICDRADRLIARLRTLEGNIALFSHGQFGGVLAARWIGLTVIEAQHFPLGTASLSMFEFDPHHPTVPIITLWNATAHNL
- a CDS encoding thioredoxin family protein; the protein is MNAIKIEILGAGCKKCQQLEANAKEAVANLNLTAEVLHITDPIEIAKRGVMSTPAMTINGKVASKGQVISAEQIQPLLQR
- a CDS encoding cytochrome c; amino-acid sequence: MVLLVTCAHHPQVMAPRGMPQEAGSSMQPAAPTETAQAISYRSNGERIYFSSTSDRGTTITYTGDPSFEGRMEDGSSGGMMGTSNGNTGRTGSGYGGMMGHGNGNTSPGRAGGYLTCASCHGADGRGDVHRMMGMQTMVAQDIRWSALEHEFDAETFRLAVTQGQDPDGTPLEQDMPRWTIGDEDLADLITYLKTLT